A stretch of Thermococcus bergensis DNA encodes these proteins:
- the gltA gene encoding NADPH-dependent glutamate synthase — translation MMTLIKERVPTPERPVEERLKGFMEVNLGYTFELAVKEAERCLQCSPAPCTQGCPVHIDVPGFIRKLRENRDNPEKAVKEALEVIWACNTLPAITGRVCPQEDQCEAVCVMGKVGEPINIGKLERFVADYAREKGIDEKLLQEITPKIEKKKEKVAVIGAGPAGLTCAAELAKEGYQVTIFEALHKPGGVLVYGIPEFRLPKETIEKELEKLKKLGVEIKTDYVVGRTITFDELLEEYDAVFIGTGAGTPKLLNIPGINLNGIYSANEFLTRVNLMKAYAFPEYETPIKVGKKVIVIGAGNTAMDAARTARRLGAEVTIAYRRGEEDVTARVEEVAHAKEEGVKFEFFLNPVEFIGDENGRVKAVKFEKMRPLEERDARGKRKLVPTGETAVLEADTVIIAIGKTTSKLLRMTLPQIEADEHGVIKVNENMMTNIPGVFAGGDAIRGEATVILAMGDGRKAAKGIKQYLEEKRKSS, via the coding sequence ATGATGACGCTTATCAAGGAAAGAGTCCCCACTCCGGAGAGACCTGTTGAAGAGAGGCTTAAGGGGTTTATGGAGGTTAACTTGGGTTACACGTTTGAGCTTGCCGTTAAAGAAGCTGAGAGATGTCTCCAGTGCAGTCCCGCTCCCTGTACCCAGGGATGTCCCGTCCACATAGACGTTCCCGGTTTCATAAGGAAGCTCCGCGAGAACAGGGACAACCCAGAAAAAGCTGTTAAAGAGGCATTAGAAGTTATCTGGGCGTGCAACACTTTACCCGCAATTACCGGTAGAGTATGCCCCCAAGAAGACCAGTGTGAGGCAGTGTGTGTGATGGGTAAGGTTGGCGAGCCTATAAACATTGGAAAGCTTGAGCGTTTTGTAGCAGATTATGCAAGGGAAAAAGGCATAGATGAAAAATTGCTTCAGGAAATTACCCCTAAGATTGAAAAGAAGAAGGAAAAGGTTGCTGTTATCGGAGCCGGTCCCGCTGGGCTTACTTGTGCCGCTGAGCTGGCAAAAGAGGGCTACCAGGTTACAATATTCGAAGCCCTCCACAAGCCCGGAGGGGTTCTGGTTTACGGAATTCCCGAGTTTAGATTGCCAAAAGAAACCATAGAAAAGGAGCTTGAAAAACTCAAAAAACTTGGCGTTGAGATAAAAACCGACTATGTCGTAGGAAGGACGATAACGTTCGATGAGCTCCTTGAGGAGTACGATGCCGTCTTCATAGGAACCGGTGCCGGAACACCAAAACTCCTCAACATCCCCGGAATCAACTTGAACGGCATATACTCAGCGAACGAGTTCTTAACAAGGGTCAACCTCATGAAAGCTTATGCATTCCCTGAGTACGAGACTCCAATTAAGGTGGGCAAGAAGGTCATAGTCATCGGTGCTGGAAATACCGCAATGGACGCTGCAAGAACCGCAAGGAGGCTTGGGGCAGAGGTCACAATAGCCTATAGAAGGGGAGAAGAAGATGTTACTGCGAGGGTCGAAGAGGTTGCACATGCTAAGGAAGAGGGTGTTAAGTTTGAGTTCTTCCTCAATCCGGTCGAGTTCATTGGCGATGAGAATGGAAGAGTTAAAGCCGTTAAGTTCGAGAAAATGAGACCCCTTGAAGAAAGAGACGCAAGAGGAAAGAGAAAACTTGTGCCCACCGGGGAAACAGCAGTACTTGAGGCGGATACCGTTATAATAGCAATAGGCAAAACAACAAGCAAGCTTTTGAGAATGACACTTCCACAGATAGAAGCCGATGAACACGGTGTAATAAAGGTGAATGAAAACATGATGACAAACATTCCCGGTGTTTTTGCCGGTGGAGATGCCATACGAGGAGAAGCCACAGTAATTCTCGCAATGGGCGATGGAAGAAAAGCCGCAAAGGGAATCAAACAATATCTGGAGGAAAAGAGGAAGAGTTCCTGA
- the gcvPA gene encoding aminomethyl-transferring glycine dehydrogenase subunit GcvPA, which translates to MGKHYLPNLAHKEEMLKEIGFNNIEDLFSDVPKGFVKEFNLPEGKSEYEVFLEMNEILSKNKTVLEMPTFLGAGAYFHYVPAHVKYLIERSEFLTAYTPYQAEISQGMLQALFEYQSLIGELVGLEIVNSSMYDWGTALGEAARMAARVKKKNKFVVPKHIHPERDRVLRTFVEGADIKIEYVNWNEKGQVDIEDLKEKAKDAAGVYVELPNFFGIIEEQIKEIGEIAHENGALFVVGVDPTILGIVEAPGNLGADAVIGEASFLGSALNFGGPRAGIFATRNETALVRQMPGRIIGMTKDAEGKRAFVMTLQTREQHIRRAKATSNICSNEALVAVAAAIHLASLGPKGLQKLGEVILKNTAYFKKRLNEVAEIPFDAVNFKDVPATFEIPYPVIHERLLEKGIHGGFYLKPHFPELGETALLAVTETTRKEWIDVLIENVREIINEAEL; encoded by the coding sequence ATGGGTAAGCACTACCTTCCAAACTTGGCACATAAGGAGGAGATGCTCAAGGAGATTGGCTTTAATAACATTGAAGACCTCTTCTCTGATGTTCCAAAAGGCTTTGTCAAGGAGTTTAACCTTCCAGAAGGCAAGAGCGAATACGAAGTCTTCCTTGAGATGAACGAGATCCTCAGCAAAAACAAGACCGTTCTTGAGATGCCGACTTTTCTCGGTGCTGGGGCTTACTTCCATTACGTTCCAGCCCACGTTAAGTACCTCATAGAGAGGAGTGAGTTCTTAACCGCTTATACCCCCTACCAGGCGGAGATAAGCCAGGGAATGCTGCAGGCGCTTTTCGAGTACCAGAGCTTGATAGGGGAGCTTGTGGGGTTGGAGATTGTAAACTCCTCAATGTACGATTGGGGAACTGCACTTGGCGAAGCAGCAAGAATGGCGGCAAGGGTTAAGAAAAAGAACAAATTCGTTGTTCCAAAGCACATCCATCCAGAAAGAGACAGGGTTCTCAGAACTTTTGTGGAAGGGGCGGACATTAAGATAGAATACGTAAACTGGAACGAAAAGGGCCAGGTTGATATTGAGGACTTAAAAGAGAAGGCAAAAGATGCTGCTGGAGTCTACGTTGAGCTCCCCAACTTCTTCGGAATAATCGAAGAACAGATAAAGGAAATTGGGGAGATTGCCCACGAAAACGGTGCTCTGTTTGTAGTGGGTGTAGACCCGACGATTCTGGGCATAGTAGAGGCACCGGGCAACTTAGGAGCTGACGCTGTGATCGGTGAGGCATCTTTCCTTGGAAGTGCCCTGAACTTCGGGGGTCCGAGGGCGGGAATATTCGCTACCAGAAATGAAACTGCCCTCGTAAGACAGATGCCTGGAAGAATTATCGGAATGACAAAAGATGCAGAAGGCAAAAGGGCTTTTGTCATGACACTTCAAACAAGAGAGCAGCACATAAGGAGAGCAAAGGCAACATCAAACATCTGTTCAAATGAAGCTCTTGTAGCAGTTGCAGCAGCAATCCACCTAGCTTCCCTCGGGCCAAAAGGCCTCCAGAAGCTTGGAGAAGTAATATTGAAGAACACTGCATATTTCAAGAAGAGGCTGAATGAAGTTGCTGAGATACCATTTGATGCAGTTAACTTCAAGGATGTCCCGGCTACGTTTGAAATCCCATATCCAGTCATTCACGAGAGGCTCCTTGAGAAGGGAATACACGGGGGTTTCTATCTAAAGCCGCACTTCCCGGAGCTCGGCGAGACTGCTTTGCTTGCAGTAACTGAAACAACAAGGAAAGAGTGGATCGATGTACTCATAGAGAATGTTAGAGAGATAATAAACGAGGCAGAGCTGTGA
- a CDS encoding TldD/PmbA family protein: MIDELVKILNRENVEWEIYWEIGRGSSFKIEKCELERAQRKYHSGIGLRVGYNGKQGFSYITGLTHSKEELEKFVKKTIKLAKVGEVKFYGFPEKKPVKKVSGIYDKRIAELEFEEALELGREISRKESELREKYGGSYTFSGRLAFGVARDGIANSNGIEMEEEGTAMSFSVYIVRKDEKVGTGDYYKASRTMMDFERELEKGLEKAMQEVELSYNAKPLEPFDGELVLEPHSVASLVGLFISNLKGDNVYHKRSRFNKLGESVASEAFTLIDDATLEGKIASYSFDGEGNPSQRTVLVENGVLKNFLLDEMYARLLEMEGTGNAVRDFRTPPHIGTSNIIVEGEEENLEDFEGVIIKKVFGEHTANPISGDFSLTVELGYVVKNGEVIPFKDNMFVGNVFEFMNSITAVGKKKEELGAFISPRVLGVGKIV, translated from the coding sequence ATGATAGACGAGTTAGTTAAAATCCTAAACCGCGAGAACGTTGAGTGGGAGATTTACTGGGAAATCGGCAGAGGGAGCTCGTTTAAAATCGAGAAGTGTGAGCTGGAGAGAGCCCAAAGGAAATACCATTCTGGTATTGGTCTTAGGGTGGGATACAACGGAAAACAGGGTTTTTCCTATATCACAGGACTAACTCACTCAAAAGAAGAGCTTGAAAAGTTTGTTAAAAAGACCATAAAACTTGCAAAGGTCGGAGAGGTAAAGTTTTACGGATTCCCCGAAAAAAAGCCTGTCAAAAAGGTTAGTGGAATTTACGATAAGCGGATAGCGGAGCTGGAGTTTGAGGAAGCTTTGGAACTTGGAAGAGAGATCTCCAGAAAAGAGAGTGAGCTGAGAGAAAAATACGGGGGAAGCTACACCTTTTCCGGAAGGCTGGCTTTTGGGGTGGCAAGAGACGGCATAGCGAACTCAAACGGGATCGAGATGGAAGAGGAAGGCACAGCAATGAGCTTTAGCGTTTACATAGTTAGGAAAGACGAAAAAGTTGGAACGGGGGACTACTACAAAGCCTCAAGAACTATGATGGACTTCGAAAGAGAGCTTGAGAAAGGGCTCGAAAAGGCTATGCAGGAGGTTGAGCTAAGCTACAACGCAAAACCGCTGGAGCCTTTTGATGGAGAACTCGTTCTAGAGCCGCACTCAGTTGCATCTCTCGTCGGGCTGTTTATTTCAAACCTAAAGGGAGACAACGTATACCACAAAAGGAGCAGATTTAACAAACTGGGCGAAAGCGTTGCAAGTGAAGCGTTTACGCTCATCGATGATGCCACGCTGGAAGGCAAAATCGCGAGCTACTCTTTCGATGGCGAAGGAAATCCCTCTCAAAGGACGGTTTTAGTTGAGAATGGAGTACTAAAGAACTTTCTTCTTGACGAGATGTATGCTCGTCTTCTTGAAATGGAGGGCACGGGAAATGCCGTGAGAGACTTTAGGACCCCTCCCCACATAGGGACAAGCAACATAATCGTGGAGGGAGAGGAAGAGAACCTTGAGGATTTTGAAGGGGTTATAATAAAGAAAGTCTTTGGTGAGCACACTGCAAACCCAATAAGCGGGGACTTTTCACTAACGGTTGAGCTTGGCTATGTGGTCAAAAACGGTGAGGTCATTCCATTCAAGGACAACATGTTTGTGGGGAACGTTTTTGAGTTCATGAACTCCATAACGGCTGTAGGAAAGAAGAAGGAAGAGCTCGGGGCGTTTATATCTCCCAGGGTGCTCGGTGTGGGAAAGATTGTTTGA
- the gcvPB gene encoding aminomethyl-transferring glycine dehydrogenase subunit GcvPB, which produces MFRQAKWDEPLIFELSRPGRIGFTLPEPIEDVDVQIPEGLRRKSLELPELSEPEVVKHYTRLSEMNYGVDSGIYPLGSCTMKYNPKINEEFANHPKVAFIHPYQDERTVQGALQIMWELEQWLKEITGMDRFTLQPAAGANGEFTGVMIMRAYHLDRGETQRNEIIVPDSAHGTNPASAAMAGFKVVEIPSNEQGTVDLEALENAVSERTAGIMLTNPNTLGIFEEDILEIANIVHKAGGLLYYDGANLNGILGKVRPGDMGFDIVHINLHKTFSTPHGGGGPGAGPVGVKKHLVDYLPVPLVEFDGEKYYLNYDLPKSIGKVKEFYGNFNVLVRALTYLKIMGRDGLKEVAEIAVLNANYLTQKLKGTKGYELPHKELRKHEVVFSAEPMKKETGVKALDVAKRLLDFGLHAPTIYFPLIVHEALMIEPTETVTKEEIDAYVEALKKISEEAYTNPEIVKSAPHNTAVRRVDDVLAAKKPIITWRMYKELREKGEIDY; this is translated from the coding sequence ATGTTCAGACAGGCTAAATGGGATGAGCCCTTAATTTTTGAACTCTCAAGACCCGGAAGAATTGGTTTTACCCTCCCGGAACCAATTGAAGACGTTGACGTTCAAATCCCTGAGGGGCTAAGAAGGAAAAGCCTTGAGCTTCCGGAGCTTAGTGAGCCGGAGGTCGTTAAGCACTACACAAGGTTAAGCGAGATGAACTACGGTGTTGATTCCGGCATATACCCACTCGGTTCCTGTACTATGAAATACAACCCCAAGATAAATGAGGAATTTGCAAACCACCCGAAAGTTGCCTTTATCCACCCCTACCAGGATGAAAGAACAGTCCAAGGTGCCCTGCAGATAATGTGGGAGCTTGAGCAGTGGCTCAAAGAGATTACCGGAATGGATCGCTTCACTCTTCAACCGGCTGCTGGTGCCAACGGTGAGTTTACGGGAGTTATGATAATGAGAGCTTACCACCTTGACAGGGGAGAAACGCAAAGAAACGAAATAATAGTGCCTGACTCAGCCCACGGTACGAATCCTGCTTCAGCGGCGATGGCGGGCTTCAAGGTCGTAGAGATTCCTTCAAACGAACAGGGTACGGTCGACTTGGAGGCTTTGGAGAATGCCGTAAGCGAGAGGACGGCAGGAATAATGCTCACAAATCCCAACACCCTGGGAATCTTTGAAGAGGACATTCTGGAGATAGCGAATATAGTACACAAGGCTGGAGGACTGCTCTATTATGACGGTGCAAACTTAAACGGAATTCTCGGCAAGGTAAGGCCCGGAGACATGGGCTTTGACATCGTCCACATAAACCTTCACAAGACGTTCTCAACACCCCACGGAGGCGGTGGTCCGGGAGCAGGGCCTGTCGGTGTAAAGAAGCACCTTGTTGACTATTTACCCGTCCCACTGGTGGAATTCGATGGGGAAAAGTACTACCTGAACTACGACCTGCCAAAGAGCATTGGAAAGGTTAAGGAGTTCTATGGAAACTTCAATGTGCTCGTTAGGGCTCTCACGTACCTCAAGATTATGGGAAGGGACGGACTGAAAGAAGTTGCGGAGATAGCTGTTTTAAATGCCAACTACCTTACACAAAAGCTAAAGGGCACGAAAGGATATGAACTGCCACACAAGGAGCTCAGAAAGCACGAGGTTGTGTTCTCAGCAGAACCAATGAAGAAGGAAACTGGCGTGAAGGCTCTGGACGTTGCCAAGAGACTGCTCGACTTTGGACTGCACGCCCCGACTATTTACTTCCCGCTCATAGTGCATGAGGCATTGATGATTGAGCCAACGGAAACTGTCACCAAAGAAGAGATTGATGCCTACGTCGAAGCACTCAAGAAAATAAGCGAGGAAGCATACACCAACCCTGAAATCGTCAAGAGTGCCCCACACAACACGGCAGTTAGGAGAGTTGATGATGTGCTCGCAGCTAAAAAGCCAATTATAACGTGGAGAATGTACAAAGAGCTCAGGGAAAAGGGAGAGATCGACTACTGA
- a CDS encoding HAD hydrolase-like protein, which produces MIIAFDFDGTLVDSYSVIEEAFRRALEKHFPWLPFKGAFAKILTKMELYFERPKFGNHTGKIKQPRFFKTKFARTWFEERAKLTKPIDDSKELLKKLKEEGHIVISFSAEDFLDGMKERRLRIGGFYELFDDVIVFGRDMTICEAFQLVREKYGDEIFVWVDDKPWRFIGRGDKNTEYVWYYFPPTAKYVTKEILDQIPHLHVIQDLWSLFDVIERIKQERG; this is translated from the coding sequence ATGATAATAGCCTTTGACTTTGATGGAACGCTTGTAGACAGCTACTCGGTAATAGAGGAAGCATTCAGGAGAGCATTAGAGAAGCACTTTCCATGGCTTCCATTCAAAGGAGCATTTGCTAAAATTCTCACAAAGATGGAGCTCTACTTTGAACGGCCCAAATTTGGAAACCATACTGGTAAAATAAAACAGCCGAGGTTTTTTAAGACTAAGTTCGCCCGCACGTGGTTTGAAGAGAGAGCAAAGCTTACGAAACCCATTGACGACTCCAAAGAGCTTCTGAAAAAGCTTAAAGAAGAGGGCCACATTGTGATATCCTTCTCTGCAGAGGATTTTTTGGATGGGATGAAAGAGCGCCGGCTGAGAATAGGGGGATTTTACGAGCTTTTTGATGATGTAATAGTTTTCGGGAGGGATATGACCATCTGCGAGGCATTCCAGCTTGTGAGGGAAAAGTACGGGGACGAGATTTTTGTGTGGGTTGACGACAAGCCGTGGCGTTTTATAGGAAGAGGAGACAAGAACACAGAGTACGTCTGGTACTATTTCCCCCCGACGGCAAAATACGTCACCAAAGAAATTTTAGACCAGATCCCGCACCTTCATGTCATTCAAGACCTCTGGAGCCTCTTTGATGTGATAGAGCGGATAAAACAGGAGAGAGGCTAA
- a CDS encoding IS982 family transposase (programmed frameshift), translating into MVVMNFQQEILIIKSEIYPIISKHYPKNTHREIISLYDLITFAILAHLHFNGVYKHAYRVLIEEMKLFPKIRYNKLTERLNRHEKLLLLAQEELFKKHAREYVRILDSKPIQTKELARKNRKDKEGSSEVISEKPAVGFVPSKKKFYYGYKLTCYSDGNLLALLSVDPANKHDVSVVREKFWVIVEEFSGCFLFLDKGYVSRELQEEFLKFGVVYTPVKRENQVSNLEEKKFYKYLSDFRRRIETLFSKFSEFLLRPSRSVSLRGLAVRILGAILAVNLDRLYNFTGGGN; encoded by the exons GTGGTTGTTATGAACTTTCAGCAGGAAATCCTGATCATAAAATCCGAAATCTATCCGATAATCAGCAAACACTACCCGAAAAACACTCACAGGGAAATAATCAGCCTCTACGACCTAATAACCTTCGCAATACTAGCACACTTGCACTTTAACGGAGTTTACAAGCACGCTTACAGAGTCCTAATCGAAGAAATGAAGCTGTTCCCCAAAATCAGGTACAACAAACTAACAGAACGCTTGAACAGGCACGAAAAACTCCTGCTCCTAGCGCAGGAAGAATTATTCAAAAAACACGCCAGAGAATACGTTAGAATACTGGACTCAAAGCCCATTCAGACCAAGGAGTTGGCCAGAAAAAACAGGAAGGATAAGGAGGGTTCTTCAGAAGTCATCTCTGAAAAGCCCGCAGTTGGGTTTGTTCCCTCTA AAAAAAAGTTTTACTATGGGTACAAGCTGACCTGTTACTCTGATGGAAATTTGCTGGCTTTGCTGTCCGTTGATCCGGCGAATAAGCATGATGTGAGTGTTGTCAGGGAAAAGTTCTGGGTGATTGTTGAGGAGTTTTCTGGCTGTTTTCTGTTTTTGGATAAGGGTTACGTTAGTAGAGAACTTCAGGAGGAATTCCTGAAGTTTGGCGTTGTTTACACGCCGGTGAAGCGGGAGAATCAGGTTAGTAATCTGGAGGAGAAGAAGTTTTACAAGTACTTGTCTGACTTTCGCAGGAGGATTGAGACTTTGTTTTCGAAGTTTTCTGAGTTTCTTCTGAGGCCGAGCAGGAGTGTTAGTTTGAGGGGGTTAGCTGTCAGGATTTTAGGGGCGATTCTGGCCGTGAATCTGGACAGATTATACAACTTCACAGGTGGTGGGAACTAG
- a CDS encoding PmbA/TldA family metallopeptidase, with protein sequence MEVEKLIKKAEELSQKYGIPYYEVRIAKISATHIEMQNSHFEDISSNVEIGIGVRAFDGSWGFSSANDPRRAEKALETAMKIAKVTRGNSKIYIGDPVKDDAEIKVKKPFSDVDLEEKTAILKEIDSLLMGKNLPNREITYGDGIKEQP encoded by the coding sequence ATGGAAGTTGAAAAGCTAATCAAAAAAGCCGAGGAGCTCAGTCAAAAGTATGGAATACCTTACTACGAAGTGAGAATAGCTAAAATAAGCGCGACTCATATTGAAATGCAGAATTCTCACTTTGAAGACATTTCTTCGAATGTGGAGATCGGGATTGGTGTTAGGGCCTTTGACGGTTCTTGGGGCTTCTCATCTGCAAATGACCCAAGAAGGGCAGAAAAGGCACTTGAAACTGCAATGAAGATTGCAAAAGTCACAAGGGGCAACTCAAAAATTTACATCGGAGACCCGGTCAAGGATGATGCTGAAATAAAGGTTAAAAAGCCGTTTTCTGATGTAGATTTAGAAGAGAAAACTGCCATCCTCAAAGAGATAGATTCCCTGCTGATGGGAAAAAACCTGCCCAACCGGGAGATAACCTATGGAGATGGAATAAAGGAGCAACCCTAG
- a CDS encoding DUF7132 family protein, with protein MRVLEEKPVKIKVVRTKRGAILHMIEISKNHFFLEQNPLKDSKYGVAYRKIKNKFPEFYMFWEIKNNRYTGRLLVGSFLEKEEIDEFITLVAQTDEFKKFEHILEEIEEEEGEKEEETAT; from the coding sequence ATGAGAGTTCTGGAAGAAAAGCCCGTAAAGATTAAAGTAGTTAGAACTAAGAGGGGAGCGATTCTCCACATGATAGAAATCTCAAAGAACCATTTCTTCCTTGAACAGAATCCGCTTAAGGATTCAAAGTACGGTGTAGCTTATAGGAAAATAAAGAACAAGTTCCCCGAATTCTATATGTTCTGGGAGATCAAGAACAACCGATACACAGGAAGACTTTTGGTAGGTTCTTTCCTTGAAAAAGAAGAAATAGACGAATTCATTACGCTGGTCGCTCAGACAGATGAGTTCAAGAAATTTGAGCACATACTCGAAGAAATCGAGGAGGAAGAAGGGGAGAAAGAGGAAGAGACAGCTACCTAG
- a CDS encoding OPT/YSL family transporter, protein MEKYVGQSVTKGKENYREVTPAAVILGVLWGAFMAASFTYAGMIMGFTSGGSAIAAIVGWGILRGLLKKGTVVENNIVQTVASAVNISVSGVIFTIPALYIMGLHQEINTLYFFLATAAGAILGITFIIPLRKRACL, encoded by the coding sequence ATGGAAAAATACGTCGGACAAAGTGTTACAAAGGGAAAAGAAAACTATAGAGAAGTGACTCCCGCCGCTGTAATCTTAGGTGTTCTCTGGGGAGCATTTATGGCCGCAAGCTTTACCTACGCTGGAATGATCATGGGTTTCACCTCTGGAGGCTCTGCAATAGCGGCAATCGTTGGTTGGGGCATTCTTAGGGGACTACTCAAGAAGGGTACAGTCGTTGAGAACAACATAGTCCAAACCGTCGCTTCAGCAGTGAACATCTCCGTCTCAGGTGTCATTTTCACAATACCAGCACTCTACATCATGGGCCTTCACCAAGAGATAAACACACTGTACTTCTTCCTAGCAACAGCCGCTGGAGCAATTCTGGGTATAACCTTTATAATCCCACTCAGAAAGCGGGCGTGTTTATAG
- a CDS encoding metallophosphoesterase produces MHELLPQKAVKIGNSIIIADLHIGYEESMAKEGIYLPKAFRQMVTSVAALLKEQRPKRLIINGDLKHSFIPLKREKLELKAFFEEVIPLVEEIVVVRGNHDVGINWIRELGVEVVDELEIGKWKIVHGHKLVEGEKFIIGHEHPAIRLRDEVGALIKVPIFLVGEPLIVLPAFSPWAYGNDILREIVSPFLRDVNLFNFKVLVPLDKELLDFGKLGDLVKALQRI; encoded by the coding sequence ATGCATGAGCTCCTTCCTCAGAAGGCTGTTAAGATCGGAAACTCAATAATAATAGCTGACCTGCACATTGGATACGAGGAGAGCATGGCAAAAGAAGGAATTTATCTTCCAAAAGCCTTCAGGCAAATGGTAACCTCCGTTGCTGCCCTTCTCAAGGAACAACGACCAAAACGATTGATAATAAACGGCGACCTCAAGCATTCGTTCATTCCCCTCAAGCGAGAAAAACTTGAGCTCAAGGCGTTTTTTGAGGAGGTAATTCCTCTTGTGGAGGAAATAGTTGTTGTAAGGGGCAACCATGATGTAGGGATAAATTGGATTAGGGAACTTGGTGTAGAGGTCGTTGATGAGCTTGAAATCGGGAAGTGGAAAATAGTTCACGGCCACAAGCTTGTTGAGGGGGAGAAGTTCATAATAGGACATGAACACCCTGCAATAAGACTTAGGGATGAAGTTGGAGCATTGATAAAAGTTCCGATATTTTTAGTGGGTGAGCCTCTAATAGTGCTCCCAGCTTTTTCTCCGTGGGCATATGGAAACGATATTCTCAGGGAAATTGTTTCTCCCTTTCTTAGAGATGTCAATCTTTTCAACTTTAAGGTTCTTGTCCCCCTGGACAAAGAACTCCTGGACTTTGGAAAACTTGGAGACCTAGTTAAAGCACTCCAAAGAATTTGA
- a CDS encoding class I SAM-dependent methyltransferase, whose amino-acid sequence MNLEEILEEENLGIEVLHPGGLEITRELAELCGINEKSKVLDVACGTGETACFLAETFGCEVVGVDASPLMIEKAKNKAKMRGLEGKTTFILADAHKLPFPDNTFDVVISECTLCLLNKEVALREIVRVVKPNGYVGIHDVAWKEDTPETLKLKLKEIEGEEPETIEGWRRIFEKAGLMDVIVIDKSHLIPEWMKEMRKEVGIIGELKIFLKILRKEGLKGLKNAWESMKIFESPYTGYVIIVGRKPAR is encoded by the coding sequence ATGAACCTGGAAGAAATTTTAGAGGAAGAAAACTTGGGTATTGAAGTCCTCCATCCCGGCGGATTGGAAATTACGAGAGAGCTAGCAGAACTCTGCGGCATTAATGAAAAATCCAAAGTTCTGGATGTGGCATGTGGCACTGGCGAAACTGCGTGCTTTTTAGCGGAAACCTTTGGTTGTGAAGTCGTAGGGGTTGATGCTTCTCCTCTGATGATAGAGAAAGCAAAGAATAAAGCAAAAATGAGAGGATTGGAAGGTAAAACTACTTTCATCTTAGCCGATGCTCATAAATTGCCCTTTCCAGACAACACTTTTGATGTTGTCATATCGGAGTGCACGCTCTGTCTCCTTAACAAGGAGGTTGCATTAAGAGAAATTGTTCGCGTAGTTAAGCCAAATGGCTATGTGGGGATACACGACGTTGCCTGGAAAGAGGATACTCCCGAAACGCTGAAGCTAAAACTCAAAGAAATTGAGGGAGAAGAGCCGGAAACCATCGAGGGGTGGAGGAGGATTTTTGAAAAAGCCGGGCTTATGGATGTTATCGTGATTGATAAATCCCACCTAATTCCCGAGTGGATGAAAGAGATGAGGAAAGAGGTTGGCATCATAGGAGAGCTGAAAATATTCCTGAAGATACTTAGAAAAGAAGGGCTAAAGGGGTTGAAAAATGCCTGGGAATCAATGAAGATTTTTGAAAGCCCTTATACCGGTTATGTTATTATCGTGGGAAGGAAGCCAGCTAGGTAG
- a CDS encoding PrsW family intramembrane metalloprotease, which yields MDVLSAIIFFAYAPALALLWYFYHADKYEPEPKRYVIATFILGSTLSVGVAMLLEAFLVQGEFGYAILPATAFYMALVAGIVEEPAKALAIRLPFKAGQMDGIMDGVVYGVTAGLGFAATENFLYGIGFGVGTTIVRAFLTPFAHATWSAIVGVGYGLKAEGKVQSITSYFVLAILLHFLWDYFAFLSLAIPSYYIFTILLIFINIALIRYFIMLGQREDLEKAWWYWFVRR from the coding sequence ATGGATGTATTAAGTGCTATAATATTCTTCGCGTACGCGCCAGCCTTAGCATTGCTCTGGTATTTCTATCATGCGGATAAATACGAACCCGAACCCAAGCGCTATGTTATAGCAACATTCATCTTAGGAAGCACCCTGTCTGTTGGTGTTGCAATGCTCTTGGAGGCCTTTTTGGTACAGGGGGAGTTTGGATACGCCATTTTACCAGCGACTGCATTTTATATGGCACTTGTGGCCGGCATTGTGGAAGAACCAGCAAAGGCTCTAGCAATCAGGCTTCCATTTAAGGCAGGTCAAATGGACGGGATAATGGACGGTGTGGTTTATGGTGTTACAGCCGGGCTGGGATTTGCGGCTACGGAAAACTTCCTGTACGGGATTGGCTTTGGAGTCGGCACCACTATAGTGAGGGCTTTCTTAACACCTTTCGCTCACGCCACCTGGAGCGCAATAGTTGGTGTTGGGTATGGCTTAAAGGCAGAGGGAAAAGTCCAAAGCATCACAAGCTATTTTGTCCTCGCGATACTGCTTCACTTTCTGTGGGACTATTTCGCATTCCTAAGCCTCGCAATCCCCTCGTACTACATCTTCACGATACTGCTGATTTTTATCAACATAGCCCTTATTAGGTACTTCATAATGCTCGGGCAGAGAGAAGATTTAGAGAAAGCATGGTGGTACTGGTTCGTTAGGAGGTGA